A genome region from Desulfomonile tiedjei includes the following:
- a CDS encoding class I SAM-dependent methyltransferase — protein sequence MSRDLGDFQTPPELVSRVLTVLGPIGELWPRVLEPTCGSGNFINGLLGLPYPPLEIKGVELQGAHVRQAERGIRRAASVSVEIRHANLFDMDLRRDLKWTQSGPLLIIGNPPWVTAAEVSSLGGSNLPKKTNLRGLPGLDAITGESNFDLGEHIWIKLLTELAAERPTIAMLCKMAVARNVLRFAQQKSLWLDHVSIRRIDAGKWFHASVEACLLSVTVGSEARGVEAKVYPDLDSHDPIEVLSVVEGRVNDVSGYRRTAFMDGICSLTWRQGLKHDAATVMELRQSEGALRNKLGEKAIVEPDYLYPLLKGSDLFNQPDPIPDRFTIVTQRKPGEPTDRLRDEAPRLWAYLERNAAFFAKRKSAVFKGRFAIFGIGDYSFADHKVAVAGMYKTARFRVVRPFNGRPVMLDDTCYFVPCQSLEHAVLVASLLNDPICLEFIAAVTFADAKRPITKAVLQRIDLAALLARLDQNELRSRVYDEYARMTGREIPPQSVFGLNMNFSTI from the coding sequence TTGAGCAGAGACCTGGGGGACTTCCAGACTCCGCCCGAGTTGGTATCGAGGGTCCTGACGGTCCTTGGTCCCATAGGCGAACTCTGGCCCAGAGTCCTCGAACCCACTTGCGGGAGCGGGAATTTTATCAACGGGCTCCTCGGGCTACCGTATCCGCCCCTGGAAATCAAGGGCGTCGAGCTTCAAGGCGCACATGTGCGGCAAGCCGAAAGAGGAATTCGGCGGGCTGCTTCCGTTTCGGTGGAGATTCGGCACGCAAATCTTTTCGACATGGACCTTCGCCGGGACCTGAAGTGGACGCAAAGCGGTCCGCTGCTGATTATAGGAAACCCGCCCTGGGTGACGGCCGCGGAGGTAAGCTCACTCGGCGGGAGCAACCTGCCGAAAAAAACCAATTTGAGGGGCTTGCCCGGCCTCGATGCCATAACCGGGGAATCCAACTTCGATTTGGGCGAGCACATCTGGATAAAACTGCTGACAGAGCTTGCCGCCGAACGGCCCACCATAGCAATGCTTTGCAAAATGGCCGTTGCGCGCAATGTGCTGCGGTTTGCTCAGCAGAAGTCCCTGTGGCTGGACCATGTCTCGATTCGGAGGATAGATGCGGGGAAGTGGTTCCATGCCTCTGTCGAGGCGTGTCTACTTTCCGTGACCGTTGGTTCGGAAGCACGCGGCGTTGAGGCCAAAGTCTACCCGGACCTCGACTCACACGATCCCATAGAGGTGCTGTCGGTCGTTGAAGGCAGAGTGAACGACGTCTCGGGATACCGCCGGACTGCTTTCATGGATGGGATTTGTTCTTTGACTTGGCGGCAGGGGTTGAAACACGACGCCGCAACCGTCATGGAGTTGAGGCAATCCGAAGGTGCACTGCGAAACAAGCTCGGTGAAAAGGCAATTGTTGAGCCGGATTACCTTTATCCGCTCCTAAAAGGGTCCGACTTGTTCAATCAACCGGACCCGATTCCGGATCGCTTCACAATTGTGACGCAGCGAAAACCGGGAGAGCCCACGGATCGGCTCCGGGATGAAGCCCCGCGGTTGTGGGCGTACCTCGAAAGAAATGCCGCGTTCTTTGCCAAACGCAAGTCCGCTGTCTTCAAGGGACGGTTCGCCATTTTCGGTATTGGGGACTATTCTTTCGCGGATCACAAGGTTGCGGTTGCGGGCATGTACAAGACCGCGCGGTTTCGAGTGGTGCGTCCCTTCAATGGACGTCCTGTGATGCTAGATGACACTTGCTATTTTGTGCCATGCCAATCGCTGGAACACGCAGTTCTGGTCGCTTCCCTGCTTAACGACCCGATTTGCCTGGAATTCATAGCCGCAGTGACCTTTGCCGATGCCAAGCGACCCATCACAAAAGCGGTCCTTCAGCGGATCGACCTTGCGGCCTTGCTGGCCCGGCTGGATCAGAATGAATTGCGCTCACGTGTCTATGATGAGTATGCCCGCATGACCGGGAGAGAAATTCCTCCTCAGTCTGTTTTTGGCCTCAACATGAACTTTTCGACCATATGA
- a CDS encoding copper-translocating P-type ATPase: MNLAKDTIQIRGMSCAACVRRVENALGEMQGVENASVNFATEKASVEYDPSVVDIAAIRTAIRGLGYEPVVLPSGSEQGIRKTTISVGGMNCAACVRRVEKALLSVPGVTDAAVNLATSKATLTHLPGAATAVELKETLDDAGYQLLGVAEAAGADPIEEARKKEQKDLKIRLVVGFILTALIHAGSAPHLFPFLESIPHHRMLLFLFIITTPAVFWVGDRFFIGAWKAAKQHTTDMNTLVAVGALSAYLYSSLVTFFPAFFATAGITPHVYFDGAAMIVTLILLGRFLEARAKGKTSMAIKRLMGLKPKTARVVKDGREIDIPIDMVAKDDVIVVRPGEKIPTDGMVVSGISTVDESMLTGESIPVAKEAGSEVFGATINKSGSFTFKATKVGAETALAQIIRLVEEAQGSKAPIQRLVDKVASVFVPVVFAIAVLTFVVWYFLVPDPIFSRALLNFVSVLIIACPCAMGLATPTAVMVGTGLGAERGILIKGGESLEKAYKLNTVVFDKTGTLTKGEPEVTDLFPAMNANGKDLLEIAVSIEAVSEHPLASAIIAKGRAENTAVQPVEGFEALSGLGVKGSIRGKSVFLGNLRLMKQEGMSMNGLDAEAKALSDQGKTVVFVAQDGQVSGLIGLLDVPRESANETVEALKRMGLNVVMITGDNAKTAQAIAQAVGIDEVLSEVLPGDKAAEIRRLQNKGWVVAMVGDGINDAPALTAADIGIAIGAGTDVAIESSDITLIKSDLRLVPSAIRLSFKTMKVIKQNLFWAFFYNTLGIPIAAGVLYPSFGILLNPVFAAAAMALSSVSVVSNSLRLRWSKT; encoded by the coding sequence ATGAACTTGGCTAAAGACACCATCCAGATCCGGGGGATGAGTTGCGCTGCCTGTGTCCGCCGGGTCGAAAACGCGCTCGGCGAAATGCAGGGCGTCGAGAATGCATCCGTAAATTTTGCCACGGAAAAGGCCTCCGTGGAGTACGACCCTTCGGTGGTGGACATTGCAGCTATAAGAACTGCGATCAGGGGTCTTGGATACGAGCCGGTGGTGCTCCCGTCAGGCTCTGAACAAGGAATCCGGAAAACCACGATCTCCGTGGGGGGCATGAACTGCGCTGCTTGCGTCAGGCGAGTTGAGAAGGCGTTGCTCTCGGTTCCAGGGGTGACTGATGCCGCGGTAAATCTGGCCACGTCAAAAGCGACCCTCACCCACTTGCCGGGCGCAGCCACCGCCGTGGAACTGAAAGAGACACTGGACGACGCAGGGTACCAACTACTGGGGGTTGCTGAGGCTGCCGGCGCGGACCCCATTGAGGAAGCCCGCAAGAAGGAGCAGAAGGACCTAAAGATTAGGCTCGTAGTCGGCTTTATTCTGACAGCACTTATACACGCGGGCTCCGCTCCGCATCTGTTCCCGTTCCTGGAATCCATTCCGCATCATCGAATGCTCCTTTTCCTTTTCATCATCACAACCCCGGCGGTCTTTTGGGTTGGTGACAGGTTTTTCATAGGCGCCTGGAAAGCAGCAAAGCAACACACTACGGACATGAATACCCTTGTCGCTGTGGGCGCGCTTTCAGCATATCTCTATTCCAGTCTGGTCACTTTCTTCCCGGCCTTTTTTGCCACCGCGGGAATTACGCCTCACGTGTATTTCGACGGCGCTGCCATGATTGTAACGCTCATACTTCTGGGGAGATTCCTCGAAGCTCGAGCCAAAGGCAAGACCTCGATGGCTATTAAGAGGCTCATGGGCCTCAAGCCCAAGACCGCCCGAGTGGTCAAGGACGGCCGCGAGATAGACATACCGATAGACATGGTTGCCAAAGATGACGTCATCGTTGTAAGGCCGGGCGAAAAAATCCCCACGGACGGAATGGTCGTGTCAGGAATCTCCACGGTGGATGAATCCATGCTTACCGGCGAAAGCATCCCGGTGGCTAAGGAGGCCGGGAGCGAGGTGTTTGGAGCTACAATCAACAAGAGCGGCAGCTTCACCTTCAAGGCCACCAAAGTGGGAGCGGAAACAGCGCTGGCTCAAATAATTCGACTTGTGGAGGAAGCTCAGGGATCGAAAGCCCCGATTCAGAGGCTGGTTGATAAGGTGGCATCGGTCTTTGTGCCTGTTGTCTTTGCTATTGCGGTCTTGACCTTTGTTGTGTGGTACTTCCTGGTGCCGGACCCAATATTCAGCCGCGCGCTTTTGAATTTCGTCTCCGTTCTGATAATCGCGTGCCCTTGCGCGATGGGACTCGCGACCCCTACAGCGGTAATGGTGGGAACAGGCCTCGGCGCAGAGAGGGGAATTCTGATAAAAGGCGGGGAAAGTCTCGAAAAGGCCTACAAGCTAAACACAGTTGTATTCGACAAAACAGGTACCCTTACAAAGGGAGAGCCTGAAGTTACCGATCTTTTTCCGGCAATGAATGCAAACGGGAAAGACCTGCTGGAAATAGCCGTGTCCATTGAAGCCGTTTCGGAGCATCCTCTGGCATCTGCCATCATAGCAAAGGGACGAGCCGAAAACACTGCCGTTCAGCCGGTGGAAGGCTTTGAAGCTCTGTCAGGTCTTGGGGTGAAAGGCTCTATCCGCGGGAAGAGCGTGTTTCTCGGAAACCTGCGCCTCATGAAACAAGAAGGGATGTCCATGAACGGGCTGGATGCCGAGGCCAAAGCCCTGTCCGATCAGGGTAAGACGGTGGTCTTTGTGGCTCAGGACGGACAGGTGTCCGGTCTCATCGGCCTTCTTGATGTGCCTCGCGAATCCGCGAATGAAACAGTGGAAGCCCTGAAGCGAATGGGCTTAAACGTAGTGATGATCACAGGCGATAATGCCAAGACGGCTCAGGCTATTGCGCAAGCTGTTGGAATAGACGAGGTGCTCTCGGAGGTGTTGCCCGGTGACAAGGCCGCGGAGATTCGCCGCCTGCAAAACAAGGGATGGGTCGTTGCAATGGTCGGCGACGGAATAAACGACGCGCCTGCCCTCACCGCGGCGGACATAGGCATAGCTATAGGAGCCGGCACGGACGTGGCCATTGAGTCCAGCGACATTACCCTCATCAAGAGCGACCTGCGGCTGGTCCCTTCGGCGATCAGGCTGTCCTTTAAAACCATGAAAGTGATCAAACAGAACCTCTTCTGGGCTTTTTTCTACAACACCCTGGGCATTCCCATTGCAGCGGGCGTGCTTTATCCATCCTTCGGCATACTCCTTAACCCTGTGTTTGCCGCTGCCGCCATGGCCCTGAGTTCGGTGTCCGTGGTCAGCAACTCGCTGCGATTGCGTTGGTCCAAGACCTGA
- a CDS encoding heavy-metal-associated domain-containing protein, translating to MKETVKIKGMSCNHCVMAVIKALKEVDGVADVQVDLAQGEATLESQGAIDMKQVASKIEKAGYELG from the coding sequence ATGAAGGAAACTGTCAAAATAAAAGGCATGTCCTGTAATCATTGCGTTATGGCGGTGATCAAAGCGCTGAAAGAGGTGGACGGCGTCGCTGATGTCCAGGTGGACCTGGCGCAAGGAGAGGCGACTCTCGAAAGCCAGGGCGCAATAGACATGAAGCAAGTAGCCTCAAAGATAGAGAAAGCCGGCTATGAACTTGGCTAA
- a CDS encoding ferritin-like domain-containing protein: MGGRSRVAAQLLAGRGFREVYNLSGGIKAWEGKVAEGPVELNLDMVRGDETPAEIIRLAYGMEHSLGEFYETAKSVTKDSDIVTMLDTLSKVENKHKAYLVELGKSIDPGGESGEALEIKAASNTLEGGFNSVDFLKKNERFMQSVPDLLDLAMMVETQAFDLYFRFSGKTGNEQTKVVLYKIADEEKGHLAALGALRDAKA; this comes from the coding sequence GTGGGTGGCCGGAGCCGAGTTGCGGCTCAACTGCTGGCCGGTCGCGGGTTCAGAGAGGTGTACAATCTGAGTGGAGGCATCAAGGCGTGGGAAGGCAAGGTTGCTGAAGGACCTGTGGAGCTGAATTTGGACATGGTTCGCGGAGATGAGACCCCCGCGGAAATCATCAGACTGGCCTATGGCATGGAGCACAGTCTGGGCGAGTTTTACGAGACAGCGAAATCCGTGACGAAGGATAGCGACATTGTGACAATGCTCGACACCTTGTCCAAGGTAGAGAACAAACACAAAGCTTATTTGGTCGAGCTAGGCAAATCGATCGACCCCGGCGGGGAAAGTGGAGAAGCGCTGGAGATAAAGGCTGCTTCAAATACCTTGGAGGGTGGCTTTAACAGCGTGGACTTCCTCAAAAAGAACGAGAGGTTTATGCAATCCGTTCCCGATCTGTTGGACCTGGCCATGATGGTAGAAACACAAGCTTTTGATCTCTACTTTCGATTCTCGGGGAAAACGGGGAACGAGCAGACCAAGGTTGTGCTTTACAAAATAGCAGACGAAGAGAAAGGCCATCTAGCTGCTCTGGGGGCTTTAAGGGACGCCAAAGCCTGA
- a CDS encoding rhodanese-like domain-containing protein, translating to MFETLKKLFTPAQALEPSGLKDFMDKHKTGTYTLLDVRQPGEYEKEHIAGATLIPLPQLGDAFDQLDPEKPIIVY from the coding sequence ATGTTCGAGACTTTGAAAAAGCTTTTCACACCAGCGCAGGCCCTGGAGCCATCCGGGTTAAAGGACTTCATGGACAAACATAAGACCGGGACATATACGTTACTGGATGTCCGGCAGCCCGGGGAATATGAAAAAGAGCACATTGCAGGGGCCACGCTTATCCCACTGCCGCAACTCGGCGACGCATTCGATCAGTTGGACCCGGAGAAGCCGATCATCGTTTATTGA
- a CDS encoding ankyrin repeat domain-containing protein, which translates to MPILFGRDKSKALFEAAQKGQHEVVKQFLAKGVDPNSRDETGATPLVKAALAGHQRVVKTLLDARADVNASDSKGYTGLIAASYAGHKNVAQLLLSKGANMDLRDEEGCTALMVAARYGKTEMVKFLLDRGSNPDARSDNGRTALTIALVAGHPIVMTRLLEQGADADAKDSAGWTPLMRAAFDGHLGMMKLLLKRGADANASDNAGRSALMKAVYRGHKPATELLLESGANPDAQDRAGWSALMVAADKGDVTFMRLLLDNGATVDLEDRAGRTALMWAARAGRTQAVQLLLDRGASVEMSDMAGMTPLVWASQEAHEEVVELLLERGAAVTSEAEKTIETMIEVSGSGRTEALELTLDQGFLVERKPNGQPDLIRAAAAGNVEEVRSLLSAGADANTSDVHGLTPLMRAAFRGHREVVHILLENGGNIEARDKGGKTALLKACSVGAVDVVRLLLEHGADPNAANHHGLTPLIRASYKGNLEVVQILLEAGADPNALDKANLSAVAWASVKGHVEVVTTLVAGGAYVKRPTMEEEEAYPESSDNEVDDTTDTDSHAEDVLSEDSDRNTEALIAACLEGRYQDLEPLLDAGCDVNAKDKAGRTPLMWACYKNRKDAVRLFLGRGAAVNMADQKGRTALMWCMTYAAPDLIEAIVDAGVDIDTKDSNGRTALMWACLSGRAEIVKLALAAGPDLETRDKDGRTALMLACEKAHIEPIQLLLMWGADVHTADYAGQTCLDRAKELGLHEVLQILEEHQRG; encoded by the coding sequence ATGCCCATTCTCTTCGGACGAGACAAGAGCAAAGCGTTGTTCGAAGCAGCCCAGAAAGGCCAGCACGAAGTTGTTAAGCAGTTTCTGGCAAAGGGAGTCGACCCGAATTCCAGAGATGAAACCGGCGCTACGCCCCTTGTAAAGGCTGCGCTGGCCGGACATCAACGCGTAGTGAAAACTTTGCTGGATGCCCGGGCTGATGTGAATGCAAGCGACAGCAAAGGGTATACAGGCCTCATAGCCGCCTCGTATGCAGGTCACAAAAATGTTGCGCAGCTATTGCTCAGCAAAGGAGCCAATATGGACCTCCGAGATGAGGAAGGCTGCACGGCTTTGATGGTGGCTGCCCGTTACGGCAAAACCGAGATGGTCAAGTTTCTTTTAGATCGTGGCTCCAACCCTGATGCCCGAAGCGACAATGGCAGGACGGCCTTGACGATCGCGCTCGTGGCAGGACACCCGATCGTTATGACGAGGCTGCTGGAACAAGGCGCAGATGCGGACGCCAAAGACTCAGCCGGGTGGACCCCGCTGATGAGGGCCGCCTTCGACGGCCACCTGGGAATGATGAAACTGCTGCTCAAGCGGGGCGCCGACGCCAATGCCTCTGACAATGCCGGGCGCTCCGCGTTGATGAAGGCTGTGTATCGGGGACACAAACCTGCCACCGAACTCCTCTTGGAAAGCGGAGCAAATCCCGACGCGCAGGATCGCGCAGGGTGGAGCGCGTTAATGGTCGCTGCGGACAAAGGCGACGTTACCTTCATGAGGCTCCTTTTGGACAATGGAGCTACAGTGGACTTGGAGGACAGAGCGGGCCGCACGGCTTTGATGTGGGCCGCCCGCGCGGGTCGGACTCAGGCGGTTCAACTGTTACTCGACCGCGGTGCGAGCGTCGAAATGTCTGACATGGCCGGCATGACTCCTCTGGTTTGGGCATCTCAAGAGGCACACGAAGAGGTAGTGGAGCTGCTCCTGGAGAGAGGGGCCGCGGTTACTTCCGAGGCTGAAAAAACCATCGAGACTATGATTGAAGTTTCGGGTTCAGGACGCACCGAGGCGCTGGAACTCACCCTGGACCAAGGCTTCCTGGTTGAAAGAAAACCCAACGGTCAACCGGATCTGATCCGGGCCGCGGCGGCAGGCAACGTGGAAGAGGTACGAAGCCTGTTGAGCGCCGGCGCTGACGCGAACACTTCCGACGTTCACGGCCTCACACCTCTGATGAGAGCCGCGTTCAGAGGTCATCGGGAAGTCGTCCATATTCTCTTGGAAAACGGTGGGAACATAGAAGCGCGGGACAAGGGTGGCAAGACTGCTTTGCTCAAAGCTTGTTCAGTCGGGGCGGTGGATGTGGTGCGCCTGCTGCTCGAGCATGGAGCGGACCCCAATGCCGCCAACCACCACGGGTTGACACCTTTGATTAGGGCTTCCTATAAGGGGAATCTCGAAGTGGTGCAGATCCTTCTCGAAGCGGGAGCAGACCCAAATGCACTGGATAAGGCCAACCTCTCCGCCGTAGCATGGGCATCGGTAAAGGGACATGTCGAAGTCGTAACAACGCTCGTCGCCGGCGGCGCGTATGTGAAGCGGCCGACCATGGAGGAGGAAGAGGCATACCCCGAGTCTTCAGACAACGAGGTGGACGATACCACTGACACAGATAGCCACGCCGAAGATGTGCTGTCAGAGGACTCGGACAGAAACACGGAAGCCTTGATCGCTGCTTGCCTGGAAGGGCGATACCAGGACCTTGAGCCCCTTTTGGACGCCGGATGCGACGTCAATGCTAAGGACAAGGCCGGTCGGACTCCGTTAATGTGGGCCTGCTACAAAAACCGGAAAGACGCTGTCAGACTGTTCTTGGGGAGAGGGGCGGCCGTCAATATGGCGGACCAAAAGGGACGGACGGCCCTGATGTGGTGCATGACGTACGCCGCCCCGGACCTGATTGAGGCCATCGTGGATGCCGGAGTGGATATCGACACCAAGGATAGCAACGGCCGGACGGCCTTGATGTGGGCGTGCCTCAGTGGCAGGGCTGAAATCGTGAAGCTCGCTCTGGCCGCCGGGCCCGACCTTGAGACGCGAGACAAAGACGGCCGAACCGCCCTGATGCTGGCCTGTGAGAAAGCTCACATCGAGCCAATCCAGCTGCTCTTGATGTGGGGCGCGGATGTGCACACGGCGGACTACGCCGGCCAAACATGCCTGGATCGGGCCAAGGAGTTGGGGCTTCACGAAGTCCTGCAAATCCTGGAGGAGCATCAGCGCGGTTGA
- the cobO gene encoding cob(I)yrinic acid a,c-diamide adenosyltransferase — protein sequence MKKGLLMVFTGNGKGKTTAALGQAFRALGHGFKVCVIQFIKGSWKYGEMAAAEKFKGLLEFHVMGKGFTWASKDIEQDTRAAKEAWIFAKEAIGSGKFEMVVLDELTYPMNYGMLDAEEVLKALTSRPGSVHVVVTGRDAPKGLIDAADLVTEMVDVKHHYDSGIEAQKGVEF from the coding sequence ATGAAAAAAGGTCTGTTGATGGTTTTCACGGGTAACGGCAAAGGCAAGACCACGGCCGCTTTAGGCCAAGCCTTCAGAGCCTTGGGCCACGGCTTCAAGGTGTGTGTGATACAGTTTATCAAAGGCTCCTGGAAATACGGCGAAATGGCCGCAGCCGAAAAATTCAAGGGACTTCTGGAATTCCATGTGATGGGGAAAGGGTTTACCTGGGCGTCCAAGGACATAGAGCAAGATACAAGGGCAGCCAAAGAGGCTTGGATTTTCGCCAAAGAAGCCATCGGATCGGGGAAATTCGAGATGGTGGTTTTGGACGAGCTTACCTACCCTATGAATTACGGAATGCTCGACGCTGAAGAAGTTTTAAAGGCTTTGACGAGTCGCCCGGGATCGGTACACGTCGTGGTTACAGGCCGTGACGCGCCCAAAGGATTGATCGACGCGGCAGATCTCGTCACAGAGATGGTGGACGTCAAACACCATTACGATTCCGGCATTGAGGCCCAAAAAGGGGTGGAGTTCTAA
- a CDS encoding transglutaminase domain-containing protein encodes MNRIALSIIIALFLALPQTSCMFYSLKANQSDQVVPAEGYGSLDKFPFKEAWYGTYFQEDKIGCSHFKIEPTGSNFTITNDSTMRLKTMKETNEIVMKEIATVRPDMTMVSFQSNHRQNDKNLKITGRTEGGRLVVTRTTGGEALNTEHPFEDKVYHFSARSFMPALKGLEDGKAYSFIEFDPNLQRTRKVDQQVSSVKGDPGPNGAMWKVTTSDGRSVVHEWLDRKGLAVLQKAVNGDLVTVLEDENAAKKFLQAKTTGKDLILDVSFIPVSPKLPNPERLQSLKLRMQGIDPGLIARDWRQVILPVSTATSSEGFDVAVRTEDLKRFKSAEPTESRDPSLEKYLGSTLAIQSDHNEIVAQARKVVDRNEGTLDKVIKLVRWTAENVENKMQRSFTALEVLHSKTGECQSHATLYTALARAEKIPSRVATGLVYTDRGGFLYHAWAESYVNGWLAVDPTLKQVPADATHIKIAAEQEGDEAASILKMLGKVKIELLEYN; translated from the coding sequence ATGAACAGAATTGCGCTTTCCATAATAATTGCATTGTTCCTGGCCCTGCCGCAAACCTCTTGCATGTTTTACTCTTTGAAAGCAAACCAGTCAGATCAGGTCGTGCCGGCGGAGGGATACGGGAGTCTCGACAAATTTCCGTTCAAAGAAGCATGGTACGGGACGTACTTCCAGGAGGATAAAATAGGTTGCAGCCATTTCAAGATCGAGCCCACAGGATCGAACTTCACGATAACAAATGATTCGACGATGAGACTCAAAACCATGAAAGAAACCAACGAGATTGTCATGAAAGAGATCGCCACGGTTCGGCCGGACATGACCATGGTTTCCTTCCAATCGAATCATCGACAGAACGACAAAAATCTTAAGATAACGGGAAGAACGGAAGGCGGCCGTTTAGTGGTGACCAGGACCACTGGGGGCGAGGCTCTCAATACAGAGCACCCTTTTGAGGACAAGGTTTATCATTTTAGCGCCAGATCTTTCATGCCAGCTCTGAAAGGACTCGAAGATGGTAAGGCCTACTCGTTCATTGAATTTGACCCCAACCTACAGCGCACACGAAAAGTGGATCAGCAGGTGTCCAGCGTGAAGGGAGACCCAGGCCCGAATGGGGCGATGTGGAAAGTCACGACCAGCGACGGCCGGTCGGTGGTGCATGAATGGCTCGATAGGAAAGGCCTTGCAGTCCTCCAAAAAGCTGTGAACGGTGATCTCGTAACCGTCCTCGAAGATGAAAATGCAGCGAAGAAATTCTTGCAGGCTAAAACTACAGGCAAGGACCTGATCCTGGACGTGAGCTTTATCCCGGTCAGCCCCAAACTACCCAATCCGGAAAGACTTCAGTCGCTGAAACTGAGGATGCAGGGGATCGATCCAGGCCTTATAGCCCGAGACTGGAGGCAAGTGATCTTGCCGGTATCCACAGCCACCTCTTCGGAAGGCTTTGACGTTGCAGTTCGTACGGAAGATCTAAAGCGATTCAAAAGCGCGGAGCCAACAGAATCACGAGACCCATCTTTGGAGAAATATCTCGGCTCCACGTTAGCCATACAGTCCGATCACAATGAGATCGTCGCCCAAGCAAGAAAGGTCGTTGACAGGAACGAGGGGACCCTGGATAAGGTGATTAAACTTGTCCGATGGACCGCGGAAAACGTAGAGAACAAAATGCAGCGTTCATTCACCGCTTTAGAGGTCTTGCACAGCAAGACGGGTGAATGTCAGTCTCACGCAACCCTGTACACGGCACTGGCCAGGGCCGAGAAAATTCCGAGCCGAGTGGCCACCGGCCTGGTTTACACCGATCGAGGGGGTTTCCTTTACCACGCTTGGGCTGAATCGTACGTCAATGGATGGCTTGCAGTGGACCCTACTCTGAAGCAAGTTCCCGCTGACGCCACACATATCAAGATAGCCGCGGAACAGGAGGGAGACGAAGCCGCTTCGATCTTAAAAATGCTGGGAAAAGTAAAGATTGAGCTTCTCGAATACAACTAG
- a CDS encoding SelT/SelW/SelH family protein, giving the protein MAGELNKELGIESELIRSSGGVFEIEYGGKLIFSKKKLDRFPDPGEVVQLIKKDK; this is encoded by the coding sequence CTGGCGGGCGAACTCAATAAGGAACTGGGAATCGAGTCAGAGCTGATCCGTTCGAGTGGCGGCGTCTTTGAAATTGAATATGGAGGCAAGCTCATTTTCTCGAAGAAGAAATTGGATCGTTTTCCTGATCCCGGTGAAGTTGTCCAGCTAATCAAGAAAGATAAATAA
- a CDS encoding EI24 domain-containing protein, whose product MNHSGEGGGLLTRRLLPAPLYVLRGALFLWAHRELWKYAAAPLAISLVVLGGSYILLYYVFSHLVGQMMGGEWYWQALYYMLLVIVGLIVLVVFFFIFTLVASALASPFNEVISQKTEQIITGTFHEAPFSAALLLKDSGRAIAHSFRILGLYILLLVLVLPLLLIPGIGSLLFAVASALLSAYKFAHEYLGYPMDRRRFSWQEKRAFLKSGFRSIMGFGLGNLVIASIPVVNLFFIPAAVVGGTLLFLDLNEPEQIHASRGTT is encoded by the coding sequence ATGAACCATTCAGGAGAGGGCGGTGGACTGTTGACGCGAAGGCTCTTGCCGGCCCCGCTGTACGTGTTGCGAGGTGCTTTGTTTCTTTGGGCGCACCGCGAACTCTGGAAGTATGCCGCGGCGCCACTGGCAATAAGTCTAGTGGTGCTTGGCGGTTCCTACATATTGCTTTACTATGTCTTCTCCCATTTGGTAGGCCAAATGATGGGTGGGGAATGGTACTGGCAGGCCCTGTACTATATGCTTCTTGTAATAGTCGGCCTGATTGTGCTTGTTGTTTTCTTCTTTATTTTCACACTGGTTGCGTCCGCGCTGGCTTCACCGTTTAATGAGGTGATTTCTCAAAAGACCGAACAGATAATTACCGGCACATTCCACGAGGCCCCTTTCTCAGCCGCGCTGCTGCTTAAGGACTCGGGTCGAGCAATCGCCCATTCTTTCAGGATTCTTGGCTTATACATTCTGTTGCTGGTGCTTGTTCTTCCGCTACTGCTGATTCCCGGAATCGGCTCCCTTCTGTTTGCCGTAGCAAGCGCACTGTTATCCGCGTACAAGTTTGCTCACGAATATCTAGGATATCCAATGGACCGGCGCCGGTTCTCGTGGCAAGAAAAGAGGGCCTTCCTCAAATCCGGATTCCGCTCCATAATGGGCTTTGGACTCGGCAACCTGGTAATCGCCTCGATTCCCGTGGTGAATCTCTTTTTTATTCCTGCCGCGGTAGTGGGTGGAACGCTGCTTTTCTTAGATTTGAACGAGCCGGAACAAATTCACGCTTCAAGAGGGACAACTTGA